Proteins from one Rosa chinensis cultivar Old Blush chromosome 7, RchiOBHm-V2, whole genome shotgun sequence genomic window:
- the LOC112180036 gene encoding ubiquitin-conjugating enzyme E2 27, producing MVDFARVQKELQECSRDIERSGIKVVPKSDANLACLLGTIPGPIGTPYEGGTFQIDISLPDAYPFEPPKMQFTTKVWHPNISSQSGAICLDILKDQWSPALTLKTALLSVQALLSAPQPDDPQDAVVAQQYLRDYQTFVGTARYWTESFAKSSSIGIDEKVKRLVEMGFPEGRARSALETVGGDENLALETLCSG from the exons ATGGTGGACTTTGCCAGGGTTCAGAAGGAGCTTCAAGAATGCAGCAGAGACATAGAGCGCTCTGGTATCAAAGTCGTCCCCAAAAGCGATGCTAATCTCGCCTGTTTACTTGGCACCATACCCGGCCCAATTGGTACCCCTTATGAAGGTGGCACTTTTCAGATCGACATCTCCTTACCAg ATGCGTATCCTTTTGAGCCTCCCAAAATGCAGTTCACAACCAAAGTTTG GCACCCTAATATCAGCAGTCAAAGTGGAGCAATTTGTCTGGATATCTTGAAGGACCAATGGAGCCCAGCTCTCACATTGAAAACAGCACTTCTTTCTGTACAAGCATTACTCTCTGCCCCTCAACCCGATGATCCTCAAGATGCCGTGGTGGCACAACAG TATCTGAGAGACTATCAGACCTTTGTTGGCACAGCTCGATACTGGACAGAATCCTTTGCCAAGTCATCATCGATTGGGATTGATGAAAAG GTAAAAAGACTCGTAGAGATGGGCTTCCCTGAAGGTCGGGCAAGGAGTGCTTTGGAAACTGTTGGTGGGGATGAAAACTTGGCCCTTGAAACTCTTTGCTCTGGTTAG